The Acropora muricata isolate sample 2 chromosome 7, ASM3666990v1, whole genome shotgun sequence genomic interval AATTTCTGAGTCAGTTAGAGAGGGTTTACTAGATGGGCATACTGTGGTAGGGGATAAAACATCTATCTTGACAGTAAGTGCAAAAGTGGAACACATTACTGAGTCTCCTAAGAGGAATTCTGACAAGAATGAAGTTATTGTTATAGAAGACACAGACTCGGAATCTTCATCGGAATATAGCGTGGAACTTATAGAGGAACATCAAAAACCCAGAAGTTCCCACAGGAAGAGAAGACGTAAAAGACGTAAATTAGACAATAGTGTGGACCTGGTTTCCCAAGTAGAAGCAGATTCAAGTGCTCCTTTAGTTTCTGTTGAAGTCAAGAAAGAAATGCTCTCAGAGCAAGGTTTCTTAGATTTGTCATCAAAGAGAGAGGCTACCATAAACCTCATCCATACCTGTCTTCACCCAAAAGGTACAAGAAGCTGTCCTCTTGGTAACGACAAGTTTGGTGAGTGCTTCTTGCGGTGCTGCAATCCAGGTGGGTACAGTGTGCCAGATGTTCTGGTAACCAACTCCGTGCGAGCCAATCGCAAGTGTGGGGCCTTACAGAGTACCACTGTTAGTAGCACGAGCAGCTCTGGTCACAGAGAAACCTGTTCAATGCAGGATCAAACAAGGGATGAACCAGGTGCAGGCAAAGAACTTCGCTCCATAGGCACCAACACTTTGCCCATGAAATTAATCTCCAGGAAACGTATTAAATCTAAACAAACTGCTATCACAGATACATATTTCCCCATGGGAAAGAATCCTGTTTCCACCTTTAGCCAGACAGTGAGCTAGCTAGACAGATCGCTAAAGAATGTCTTCACCCTATGTGATGTTCAGCCACAAATGTTTTGCATGACAGATGGGATATGAGTCgattttgtctttttacaaCTGCATATGACAGCTTTTAGTTTGGGGAAACAAATTTTCAGTCTTTTATACACAATGGTATAAATTACTTGTACCAGTTTTTGAAAGATGCTTCTACATTTACCTTCAAGCTATACATGTTTCATTCACTAACAAATTATACCAGTGCAATCCAACAATACTTTACCAGTGCCTTCAAGTTATCTAAAAATTAACTtttagtaataatttttttctgagcTGCAGCATTTTTGGAACAGAAATCTGTTAGATGGAAACAGTGTTCTGTGCTGCATAgtgtttttaattcaaaagaGGAAATAGAAGAGGTATTAAATTTTACTGGAAAATTAGTTAAGAAAGCAAGATCAGTTGGTAGCTTCTCATCTATATTATGTCTTTGAGATGCATCATATCCTTCAAGTATCAATAAAAGACTTCCATATTTAAGCtctttattaaattttttcaagttATTGACAGTTCTATTTTGACACAAGGTCCACTTCAACTTCACAGTATCCTGATGAGGTTTGGAGGCAGAGTACCCCTTGAAGCTATGCCCTAACGTCTTAACTTGTAGGTCTTCCTTAAGGTACTTGGGTCCGCAGGAACTTTCGTCTAAGTGTCCTTTATAAAGTCATTCACTTTTCACCAAATATACTTGAATCTAGAACTTACAAACTTACTTTCACATAATTATCTGGTTTTGGACTGTTTCAAAGTCGATGCCTTGAAAGCAGTGCCCATCCACCAAGACAGAAAGGTTATGGTACCTCTTTCCTTAATGTAAGCAGTCCAGAAAGTGTTCGGTCCCTCAGAGAGGTGTTAAGTCAGGCTCAGTCTGAGCAGACAATAATATATATCTTTTTGTGACAAAATCACAATTTGCTGGCATCAGCTGGCAGGTTTAAGTCATATTTTTCATGTGCGACAAGTCTCTTCTGGAAAACGAATAATTACTATCTTTTCTTTGAACTATTTACAGTATTTGTGTAGCTTTTACAAAATGTTTAATCACTAATCatcttttttaaattgtttccaGAGAAATAAACTTTTTAACACTCTAATCAAGATAATCATCAAATGAACCCTTTCGACCCTTTCCTTGTAAAAACTCTCTTGCTCCTTTGATTGAGTCTTGAATTGCACCAAGTTTCACTCCTTTGGTATGCTCGTATGTCAATGCGTCATTGAATGACTCTGCATTGAACATAGCATAAAAGACAGCCTTGCGCTCCGCAATAAGCGAATCTGATGGAAAACGGGAAATCAACTGTGCAAGCTTGATAGCTTCTTCGACAGCTTTTCCTTTGGGGACGACTCGATTAACCAGGCCCATGCTATGTGCTTCTGTTGCTGACACTGGTCTGCCGGTCATGATGAGATCCAAGGCCCTTGACAAGCCAACAATGTAAGGTAACCTTGCAGTACCACCATCTAGCAATGGAACACCTGCAATTTTATAGCAATGatgatgttattattatttatcaattTTATGGACCATTGTAACAAAAGTATAATGAAATAAATAACCCACAAAATCAATATATCCACGAGAGCTCTGGTGGAAGAAATTGTAGCAACAGCTAATATCAGTGGAGTGAAGAGTAATATGTAGGTTTTGTAACTTGAATCATATCCATGCCTTGATGGAATCTGACGTGACTAATGAGTGAAGTGTTTTACTTCTACTCTGGTTGTTGAAAACATCTGTGACAAACAAAAgtgcttttgaatttttcagCGTATGATCCCTGCAGTTATTAGTAACCTACTTAACTCCACCAGTTGATCTATCAggtcaactgggagctggttgtCATTTGGGTTGATAATAAGCCTGTAGATGATGAATATAGGTTGAGATATGTTATGTggatacatgaaattcatgtgttTGAACTGTGGGTTGAAACAACTCTTCAGTGTATGATCATCTCGGTTATGAGAGCTGCTTGCAATTGTAGGGGTgtctggagaaaagccttaagtgacttcagataaattaccagattctccttccaaatttccttgtattcagttgtgaatgaccaggagaatttgacattgcatcaaaagtcacttaaggccttattccacacaccccttcaattgggTACTAGTAGTAAGTGCTTCTTAGGACTTTActcaacaaaacaacaatgttTCATCAAGAAATGTCAATGATGGCGTCATTTGAGTTATTTCTTGTAACCTCTTTCAAACACCACCCTTTCTCTTGTCAGTAGGGCATTTACCGCATTTAAACTACTGAACCACTATGTAACTGCCTACATCAAGTAGTTACCCTCTTGTCTCAAACACAAAACAGAGAATGTTCAATTTTGGTTCATTGTACCAAATCTCCTATTGAATATCCCCATGACAGAATCTTCTGCTGCAACTCTGAGATCACACATCAAAGCTAACTCCATTCCCCCAGCCACTGCATGTCCCTCGATTGCACCAATCACTGGTTTGCTCAGCTTCAGTCGTGATGGACCCTAACAAGAAAACGATGGAGATGTTTCGTGATAtatatatgaagtatttcatatgttgaactgtggatttgaaatcaagtgagctatgatcatcgcagttatgaacccaatttaagcaattgcgcatgGAAGCCTGAAAAGTCGGGCCTTCAACAGGCTTCTatgcgcaattgcttaaattgcgttcataactgcgatgatcatagctcacttgcaGATGTTTAACTGAGACATTTTCTCATCTTTTTTCgtctttccaaaaattaacaggGAAGGAAATCAAccaaaactgtttttttccaACAGAATCATTGTCAGTGATTCTTTGTTCAAGGCAGTCCCAAGAAAAGCAGTGTTTAACTAGAGTCATAACTGTGAGTCTGGGAATCATAGAATTTCCACATTGCCGTTTTTAATCTGCCAATATTTCTAGGAAAAAATTTTATGAGTGCAAAACAATCTTCAACTTGCAGGTTCACTGTGTTTGCATGTGCACCAAAAGTGTGAGTCTTTAGAAATGGGACCCCACAAAATGACATTTTAATAATGTCTATTTCTGAGCCAACCCTATGTTATTCATCTTAGAAATAGTGAGTAAAAACTGTGAACAAACCACAATTGAGACTATAGCATTTTGGGGCGTGGTAATGGATGACAATTTGTCTACCTCCTACAGGCACTTTTTTTAAACTGGCGTTTAGATAAACAAGATGACTTTGTGAGTtgtccaaagaaaaaaaattaccaagcaaaaaaaaaaacaggaaggAGCCATCCAAAAAGATACAGTCATGAACCCATGGCTTGACAGCTTAGGCCACGAATCATTGACATTATTATGTACAGAGGCAGTTTCAACGGGAACACGACAGATACTTAAAATCTAATGCTAACCAAACACGTGACCTTTACTTGTAAACAGTCACGATATCACCAACACGAAACATTACAAGGGTGAACGCCATTTACGAGTAAAAGGAAATTTATCTTTTAAGCATGCAGTATTAGCACTATTGCCTTAAAACtatgttaataataataggGGTGAAAAAGGCACCGTACCATGGGGGCATCTCCCTCACCAACTGGAGGAACACTTTTCAAGAACGTCCCTGGGTCCCTTTTAGATAACTCCTCGAGGTCGTATCCAGCACAAAAGTTACTTCCCTTTCCATAAAACACTGCCACATTGCATTCCTCGTCAACTTCGAAGCTACGAAAAGCATCTGCAAGTTGTTTGGCAGTTTCGGAATTCACTGCATTTCGTTTTTCCGGTCGAGTGATCACCACGTGAAATATTTTTCCATCTTGTTCAGTCTCTACTAAATCACTGTTGAATCTCTTAGCTAAGGCTACTAGAGAGGAAATCTTTGCAAATCGAGCTCTCCGTGGAAGAACAGCAAATGCCATGCTTTTTCTGCAGACACAACTTTGCACATCTGGGATCAAAATCCTGGGGACGAGACAAGACAAGTTTCTAGAGCAactattagccaatcagaatgctcgCATTTGAGTCTTCTAGAAAACCAACATGGCGCCAATTTGTAGTATAAATATCTACCAAAAAACGAGATTTTAGGCACGAAATGTAAATACAAATGATGCgaggaaatgaaaaatgctAAAGAGGAAAAGTCGGATGATTCTTCCTCAGAGGAGGATGAAGAATCTTTAAAAGAATTGGTGAGAAGTGGCTCAATTTAAGCTGGCTTGTGGCAGTTGTGTGGTTTCGCTTTGGTCTGAGACTTTTGAACTTCTGTGGCTGTTATTTTTCGTTGTTTTGAATGTTATAGCTAGGTTATTTATGGGCAAACAACTCAAATATCAGCAGGAAATCGTGGGTGTTGCTGACATTTAAATTGAGATGTTTAgctaatcaatcaatcaatcaatttccGCAGTGTTAGATGAGGTTACCTCTGGTGACAAAAAAATTCATGTCATTAACGCTTTACTTAAGCTGTAGAATAAGCTTTTATGTCTTCTTGCTCTCTATCAATACTTTTTACGTACTTTTCTAAATGAGttcttattttcactttcacTCTTTGCTTTTTTGTACTCAAGTAGTGGTAATGTACTGTCGTGTCACAAAATTCGTGATAATCACAGAACAAATAGAAATGCTGCTTTGTCTTCAAATGCTAAaagttattattactatttagttaataataataatattgattttaaTGCTAACAACAATCAGTCTTGCAGAATTTACTATTTCCTCCTCTTTTGAGTGACATGATGTTGTTTTGTGATTGCTGTGTGCAAAAATATCTTATTGATTTGGGCCTTTGttgtttgcttttatttcttgttttgaaTTGCTTGTGTTATGTTTTGTCCTTTACGAAGAAGAGAGCAGCAGTACTTTCAATCAAAAATGCTGGACCAAAAAGGATAAAACAGAAAGGTTCCCTTGAGGAAttggtatttatttttttttgcttccttgtctttttgtttgttttgtttgcaccAAACTTCTTTACACTCTGCCATATGATCCATATTAGTTAATATAGCATTTCAATAGACTTTTAAATAATTGATAAttcagaaaatctttcattgtttttagtTTGTTACAATGTAACAAAGTATTGTAACATTATGTAAACTTGCATCTAAAAAACTTGTATTAAGATGTACTGTTCTAGTTAATGAAAGGTAAAATATGGTACATTAAAATGGCCATCGCTTTGTCGtgggaaatttaaaattatagATCCATGCAACTTATGTGTGATATAATGTGTCAGTTATGTTTATTGCACCATGATGTTATCAGCTGTGTCAAGTAGtagagaattattattttgtttcttctgttaatttatttttcctcaGTTGCTTGGTTTTTATGTTGCAGTGAATTTAGGAAAAATTGTATAAATAAATGACACACTAATTTGGGAAATTTTTAATATCCTATTCAATACAATACATTGTCGACACTCCCCTGGGGGGCGTTTCAGTGACAATGCGACTAACAATATAAACGTACTTATTAAGAATTAATTATGTCATAAATATATCACTACATActatacaaaaaaaataaatactaaAATACTGTCATGACGTACTATTTAAAAAGTCAgtaatcaatttatttttcaggTAAAATTTTAAAAGTAGAAATTGATTTTGCAGTAGTAAAATGTTCTGTCTGGTACTTGACTTATACAAAAGGAAGTTTATTAATTGGCAACTTCGAGTCACATAGTTTCAAGTCCTATAGTTTACTTCTCTGACTGTCTTGTTCATAAATAGTAATCCAGTGAAAATTCCAAGCCAAACTGAGTTGCCAGACAAAcgaaaattattgaaaatttttTGGCAGAGGTTACTGTGGATGTTTTGGCTTTTCCCTTTATTTATCGGAAACAACACTACTTAATTAGTTGAGCAATAATATTGTGCTAGACGTTTGTTAAGCAGctatgaaaaatttttttagaTCTGTCTAGATCCTTTGAGATCCTGTCAGGTTGATCATTAGCCAAGTGTTTCATTTAGTGCAATTGGCTGAAGTTCACGTTCAAagactgcattaattttatagTATTAAGAAGCAGGCAGTATCACACTCATGCAGGCGAAGATAGTCTCATTCTTGTTACCAAAATTAATGATCTTTTAACATTGAACATGTCCTGTTTCATTGCAGTGTACAGTAAATGGTGTCAAGTTTGATAAGCTTCAGAAAGGCTCAGGCAAAAATGTTACATCCTTGGAAATGTTCTTTTCTGGTTTTCCTAAAATTATTGGCATGGAGTACTTTCCAAGCCTGCAGAGTCTCACTCTCATGGGACAAGCAATCACTGAGCTGGAGAATCTGGAACATTTACCTAATCTCACAGAGTTGTGTGTGTCAGAATGCAAATTGTCTGTAAGTAGGATTCTACAATTCCTAGTGAGAATTTCTTGTCACGCAAgaataaaatagagtaaaatgaGGAGGGACTGGGGAGAGGAAGTGAGAACTGCAactctttttgtttgtttactcaTGCCCTTTCTAGTCTCTCCCTTTTTCTTGTTGGCcgtttacaattaaaaaaaaaagcaaaatagcaaatcagcaaacaaacaaaaatttgaacttttttggcaaattatttttttccttatttttgcaATTTCTGCTATTCAAACTTTCCAGCATCTGAAACTGTGGTACTTTTTTTCCCAACTTAAAGGCTTTTAATGTTAGAAGATTAACAATGGTCAGAATTCTTTCCAAAGAACCTTAAGTCTTTCTCATTTTACACACAACACAAATAATCCATGTcactaaaaataataacaatattattgcaatgaaatttttttattctccCAACAGAAAATTTCAGGGCTAACAGAGTgcaaaaagctaaaaaaattgcTATTGTATGACAACAAGATTTCTAAAATGGAGAACATTTCACATCTGGATCAACTTGGTGTCCTGTGGCTAAATAACAACTGCATCAGTGAAATTGAGGTAGGTGAATAGCATTTAGTACTGTTCATTGGTAGCTTGTATCTCCTGCATTTTATCGGCTGCAAACCAGGCAATTTTTACACAAGTTTAGCCTACATGAAATGATAATTGAGAGGGATTTGGTTTTTACTTAATAAGACTATAAGATAAATAGTATGTGTATATTCACATACAAGCCAAGtaaaatgcaaagaaacaaaaaaatgttattggtcattgacttttaatGTCTTGGCTCCTAAATCTATATCATATTGGTGTTCTTTTTATTAAGCTTTTGTCTAAACTAATGACTATAATTTCTCGGTAATGTCAAAGGTTTTTGTTATGGCTTTAGTTATTTGGTAATAACTAAATTAAGGGACCTGCTTGAAAAATATGCCAGCCAGCAGCCAGTGAGGAAATCTTGCAAGCCTCTTTAAACTGACTTTACCCTAAACTTGCAGACTTCTAGTTTGGTTGCAATAAGGGTTATAATCTGATTAGACAATTTAGATAATTTTTGAGAGTAGCAAATCCAATATGAaccattttgatgtcatctggtttctttttttgcaggGACTGGAAGGACTTCTGTGTCTCCTTGATCTGAATTTAGCCGGAAACAGCATTACACAAATTGGTTGGCCAAACTTTTTGCTTAAATCTTGTCTTCAATAACCTAGCAATTTTGTCATCATCGTCCTcataattatcatcattatcactaaataagaaaatggtttgaacctaggagtaacataccttgattgaagaAGATCAtatgggtgattggagtcctgagaaggactttaTTGACATTTTTACAACCTATGCGgaagtaatatttcaaaaacgagtgcgagtgtttcatcggggtttccaaacacgagaaaactgatgaaagcacgaggccgtaggccgagtgcttttattgttttcgagtgtttggaaaccccgatgaaacacgaggCACAAGTTTTTTAAATAGCTTCTCAAACATGCATCATGaaccaagaacaatgaaaaaatgtctcACTGATTTGGGAACATAACGCCgaatagaaattatttttttttggtattgttttACAGTAATTGGCATTTGTCAGACatattttaacattattttaacaatattttaataCAGTTTACTTTTATAAAGGAAAGTTGTTCGGGCTTCGCGAAGGTGAACATAAAAATATTACAGTAGGAAATTTTGAGCTtggtaataattt includes:
- the LOC136923754 gene encoding enoyl-CoA hydratase EchA19-like — translated: MAFAVLPRRARFAKISSLVALAKRFNSDLVETEQDGKIFHVVITRPEKRNAVNSETAKQLADAFRSFEVDEECNVAVFYGKGSNFCAGYDLEELSKRDPGTFLKSVPPVGEGDAPMGPSRLKLSKPVIGAIEGHAVAGGMELALMCDLRVAAEDSVMGIFNRRFGVPLLDGGTARLPYIVGLSRALDLIMTGRPVSATEAHSMGLVNRVVPKGKAVEEAIKLAQLISRFPSDSLIAERKAVFYAMFNAESFNDALTYEHTKGVKLGAIQDSIKGAREFLQGKGRKGSFDDYLD